GCAGAGAGAATCTCAGTGGCTTCGGCCTGAGCCAGGGCCGCCTGAGCCAGGGCCACCAAAGCCTGCCTCCACGAgtgccactgcagcacagcagcagaagctgcacaCAGCTTTGGTTGCCTTAACAGCAGAAGCTCAGAGCAGAAGTGGCtcacaggcagcccagaagcGTGCCAGGCCTGGCATTTCTCCTCTGGTGCTGGGCTcccccagagctggagctcaAGAATTGCCCAGTGCCAGGTTTCTCCAAGGGGGGAACCTTTAGCAAAAGCCttccagccacagctgcaggcaaAGGAGTCTTTGCAACCTCAGAGCAGTGCCCGAGGCTGTGGCTGCGGCAGGCAGGATGATTTGTCAGTCGAGAAACATCATCTCtaagcctgtgccagggaggaaaATGCCCTTGAGACTAGACCTGAAAGAACAGCGAGGGGTCTAGAGGAGCATTTGTGCATCTGAAAGCAGCAGATGAAGTCCTGTGACGCTTTGTCTCTAGGTGTGTGACCTGATTGCTGCCAATGGCacaccagagctgcagaaccctGCTAAGCTCTCCGCTGCCCTTCTTGACTTCCTTCATTGCTGcctggaggtggaggtggagaggcgatggtctgcccaggacctTCTGCAGGTTAaatgcaaagcagctgcaagtGAAGCACTAGGGAAGGGTTTCAGCTACACCTGAAGGCATCTATGTGCCCTCAGGGGCAGTGATGGCAGGCAGACTCTGCTGCCACACAAGCCAGAGCTGAGCCCATCCACACTCCCTCCTGTGTCTCCCTGCTCTTGGCCTGCTGCTGAAAGCCTGCACACCTCAGCGTCCTTCAGAACAGCCCTGAGCCTAGGCCCTGCTCGGATAAACatgtcctggagctgctgggattcCCTGGACAGAGGCTGATGCCCCTCAGCCTTGGTGACAGCTCCAGTAGCCCATGGCTTTAGGGAAGAGGAGCTAAGCAAGAGCTAAGCaaggccctggcacagccccagcattgCCAGAGGTCAGGCAGGGCCAAATCCCAGGCAGCTGAGAACACCTTGAGACATAGATTGCTGGCACCATGGGCCGTGCCCGCCTGCGAGAGCAAGGGACTGGAGAGGCAGGCACAGGGGCAGGTGGTGTGCCTCAGTCCTCTCTCTGCTTACAGCTGGGAACCAGAGGAGCACTGCTTGAGCCTGTGGGTCCCTGGCTCGGGCCAGTAACGCCTCCTTGGTGTTGTTTCTTCTGCACAGCACCCATTCGTGGCATCGGCAGGGCCAGTCTGCAGCCTGGTCCTGCTGATCACTGCAGTaaaggcagccaggaagggaGTCCACTAGTGCCTGAGTCCAggtcctgctggcacagctcagagcaggaccaaGAAGGAGAACTCAGCACGGCCTCAGCtctggtgctgcagcacaggtgaATAACTCTTGGAGCCTGCTtactgtcctgctgctgctcagtgtcTCTAGTAATAAATAGGTGATCTCAGGCCTGCTGCCTGTTTCATTTATGCTGAAGGTGAAGCAGGAGTTAAGGCAGGCAGGGGATGGCCAGAAATGCTTTGCTACCTCAAGCCCCTCCAGGGCAAAGCAAATTCAGTGGGAAGGAAGGATCCCTCCCTTCACAGACAGGGAGTGAGCTGCACATTGCCTCCTGCATTGTTAGGTGTTTCTCCGAGTCCCTTCTGGGGGCTGTGCTCGGTAGAGTTTGGAAGTGGAAAAGCCTAAAGCCCTCAGTCCTAAcgcccaggctgctctgcctgcgGAGCGCAGCCCACTCCCTGCCGTgtgcccagtcctggcactctgaAGTgctcagggtcccttccagctgacctggaatgtttccaggaatgggcctcctaccacctccccgggaagTCTGCTGCAGTGTTGCACCACACTGCCCCTGTCCGGTCTGAAGCTGTCCCCATTGGGTTTCAAAGcatccccccccagccctgtcacaaGAGGCCCTACcaaaaaagtctgtccccatctctgTAAGTAGTGAAAGGCTGCAGGaaggtctgcccagagctccTTCTTGTCCAGGCTGGAAAGCACCAACCCTGTGAGCTTTTCTTCACAGTAGAGGTGTTTTGAGCCCCACATCATTGTCATGTCCCTCTGCTGAACCACTACAAGAGGTTTGCATCTCCCCAGAGAGCAAAGGGCAGATTCCCTCCCCCGCTGGCCActcttcttctgatgcagcccagacatgGTTGGCCTTCTGGGATGTGGTGCACATGGTGGGCTCATGTCTTGGCCCCACAAGGACTGGGAAGCTGCCACATGAGGAAAGCCTGCAAAAATTGGGTTTGTTCAGTGCTGAGGAGTGAtctcagcagcctgttgcagcagTGAAAGCAGTAAGAGAAGAATGGACTGAAGGGGATGATTTTTGACCATGAAAGCCATCATCCAGGGGAATAATGTACCTGGGGAAGTGATGGAGCCTCCAGCATGAGACACTCTGGAGATGTGGCTGGACAGCAGACTGGGTCATCTTGCCTAGACCGTGCTTTTGCCAAGAACTGCCTTGAGGTCTCTGCTAACCTGGGATTGTGTGAGTCAGTGTCCGGTGGAACATCCACACAGAGACCCTTCACTGATGTTCATGTAAtgagagaatggtttggattggaagggatcttcaagatcacctggttccacaggcagggacaccttcctctagcccaggttgctcaaggcctcatgcgaCCTGGCTCTAGAGAGAGCTTCTTGTGGTCATTTAGTACTTACGCAGCCTTTCAGAAACATGGCAACACTTTTCAGCAggtctgctgtgacaggacaaggagtgatgggcaCTGCCttatgccaggtcctgcacctagggcACAGAATCCCTTGTAAAATTCCAGGCTTCTAGTAGTGTGTCTGAAAATCTGCCCAGAGAAAAAGGACCTAAACAGGTTGGTCAGTAGCCAGCCAAAGATGAGCCAGAACATGGACAGCATCCTGTGATTAGCAACAGCATAGGCAGAAAGACTAGAGCAGGTATTGTCTCCCTGTACTTGGCAATGGTGAGGCCACAGATCAGATCCTGGGTTCTgttttgggaccctcactacaagaatcacagcatggtggaAAGTACCTCTGGAGTTCATCCTATCCAAAGCCCATGCTAAAGctgaggcatccacagcagcttgcccaggatcacaaaggGAAGGTAGGTTTGgcatgtctccagagaaggagactctacagcctctttgggcagcctgctccaaggctacATCACCCTCAAGCAAAGATTTGAGTTCAAGTGAAAACTTGTGCTCTAGAGCAGGGGACCCACTCTGGGCTGACAGAGAGTAACCCCCCAAGCTATTTGGTTGTGGTGATTCAATAATTGCAGTTGGTGAGAAATAAAGCTATGTTTTCCCTCATTCTTCTCACGCCTATTAACAGCAAGGAGGACGTGGGACCTGCTAAAGTGCATCCAGCAGGCAACAAagatgatcacagggctggagcacctctcctacagaCACAGAATTGGggcagttcagtctggagaagagggctccaggaagaccttagagcagctttccagtacctgaagggggttacaggaaggctgcaggactgtttacaaaggtagGACAAAAGGCGATGGTTTGAAATTGCAACAGAGTAGATCTTGGTTGGACGACAGgacaaagttcttcacaatgagagtgatgaaatactggaacacgTTGCCCACAGATGTAGTTgtatgcctccagggacagggcctccaGATCAGATTTGATGTAGCCCTAGGTAGCCTAATCTTAttagggatgtccctgctgactacaggggtatgtttgaaggtctcttccttcTACAATTCTAAGTGCACTTGGACCCATTAAAGCTCATACAAAattctctcctcacagagatgttcaaCCAGTCAGCCCACAACTAGCTGCGTTTTCTCACATCAGGTTCTGTTCCTGAGGCTAGTTTTAAGCAGCAGCTTTACATTGTATCAATTATGCAGCAACTGCAATGTCCAACTCAACTTCAAatctgcagcagcatctcagcagtAGATTATGTACACCAATGAAGTTTTCAATTCAATAATCATCACTTCTACAGAGCACACCTACCACTGCACATTATATTGCCTAGTACATGCAATGTGTTACTTACCTATTTCTCCACAATTCTAACTATTTTGTGCACTTGGCAAATCTCTAGAAATCCACAGATTAATCAAGCATAGCCACTTCAGATTAGAGAGCATTTCATACAGCATTTTgctgaaaaaataatttaaactgAGATTTACAGCTCAGACCTCTGTGATTTCCATAAGTTAAGCATGTTCTACAGGTGTGTTATTCTGAGTGAAGCTGTACTAGAGaaaaatcctagaatggcttaggttggaaggcacctcagagaTGATCTACTCCAATGCCcatgccacagacagggacacctctcaactagacttggctgtcCAACACATCATCCTATCTAGACTTAAATACCTCGAGGGAATTTGTGGTTACTGGAACAATTAAGTGAAACAAAGAAACACAGCAAAAGCCAAGATAAAGCTATTGCTTGGTATTTTTATTCATGTGCATGCAGAAAAGTGTAGTCAGCGTGGAAGTCACACTCCAGACAACTATgccaaccagaaaaaaaaacacctccacATTAATGCTAGCTGAACAACTCTGCAAGATAAGACATTAAATCATTTAATGGCCAGACACTGGCATGAATATATTCTAGGCCCTTCTGCTTCATTGGTGCACTCCAATATTCTCCATACAGGCTGCTCATTGTTGTCCTGACTGTAGTAACTTCCTTTCATtagctgctttttgtttttgctgCATAATCTCAgagtctctgtgaagaaaaagacaaaggtTGGATTTCAGATACCGGTTCATTGTTTTTCTGAGCATTCTTATTCAGGTTGTTTCTGCCCTTTAGCAGCCCACATTTCAAGGAAAAAGgtcaagattaaaaaaaaaatccatctcagCCATAAACACACTGTTTCTATTATCTTGGGTGCTGGCAGgtttttttctgcctgtttAACAGCAGACACTAAAACCTACGTCCAGTTTATGCTCTGGCAGGTGAATGGACCATGAATCAAAGCAATGTACTTAAATGCTGTTCAGTGAAGATCCCTTCTGCCCCTTTCCCCCACAATCATTTCACTCAGCTTTACTAGATATTACCTCTGTTTTCTCTGAGAAGCAGACAAACtatcctctttccttttccctttgtgGATCTCCTGAGTCTTCTTCAGGTTCTTTTGGCGGGCAAGTTCACGCTGGTTCCCACCTGTGAGATAGGAGTTTATACAGATACCACCATTTCACAGAACTTTGCTGTGCAGAAGTCTGTTTTGAAGGTTGTAAGGTTCATAGAACTGGGATGGCAGCACCTTCTGCAGATGTCAGCATCTTCCACCATGGTCTGCCTCTCCAAGGGGAGGCATAAAGGCCTGTTGGTTTTCACACTTACGCTTCTACAGATCATGTCCAAGAGATCACTGAAATCCCTTTCATCATTCCCTTCAGAAACTCAAGGCTGTTGTCCCAAGGCTTTTATGTCCCATAGAAGACATCAGACCATCCCCATCCACAGCACAGGCAAAATGACAGTAACCTAAAGAGAAGTCATCCTCTCTTATTTCAAACAGATTCCAGTACCCACTAGAGTTTAGAAATAAAGACTAAAAGAACAGCACTAAAATGGAGTTAGCCCAACAGACTTCCTCAAACTCTTCCTAAGGCCCTCTAACACATGAAAAGCAAATGCCTTTCTGTCTGCAGTGCTGTCACAGGAAACTACTGACATGGCCCATCACATCCCCTGGTGAAGCACCAACTTTTAAAATCTTGCTTACACCAGAAATAGCAGTCAAGGACCTCAACTGTACCTGCAGGAAGAATACACTTCTGCAGATGCTGTTTAGAGGATGACCTGCAGAGATGGGGCTCTGGCTTTTACTTTATACTGAATAAACTCCCCAAAACTACTTCACAGAAGATCCATAATCTATGAATGGGCactcagcacccagctcagctAGTACAATCAAACTCTAAAATCTAGGAACAAAAGCAGAGAAGACatactgtctgccacaagaagcgcctagccaagctggcagctcatggtttggacagattcactctgtgctggatcaagaactggctggatggcagagctcagagagtggtggtgaatggtgccacatccagttggcagccagtcactagtggtgttccccaaggatcagtactgggcccagtcctgttcaatatctttattgatgatctggatgagggcattgagtccagcttcagtaagtttgcagatggcaccaagctaggagcaggtgtggatctgctggaaggtaggagagccctgcagagggacctggacaggctggatgggtgggcagaggccaatgggatgacatttaacaaggccaagtgcagggttctgcactttggtcacaacaaccccaagcagtgctataggctggggactgagtggctggagagcagccaggaggaaagggacctgggggtactgatagatagtaagctgaagatgagccagcagtgtgcccagggggccaagagagccaatggcatcctggcctgcatcaggaacagcgtggccagtaggacaagggaggttattcttcccctgtactcagcactggtcagaccacaccttgagtactgtgtccagttctggggccctcaagagagatattgagatactggaacttgtccagagaaagaagggcaacaaagctggtgaggggcctggagcacaaatcctatgaggagaggttgagggagctgggcctgtttagcctggagaagaggaggctcaggggggatcttattactgtctacaactacctgaaggggcattgtagccaggtggggggtggcctcttctcccaggcaaccagcaatagaacaaggggacacagtctcaagttgtgccagggtaggtataggctggatgttaggaagaagttcttcacagagagagtgattggcattggaatgggctgcccggggaggtggtggaggcaccatccctggaggtgttcaagaaaagcctggatgaggcacttagtgccatggtctagttgattggatagggcagggtaataggttggactggatgatcttggaggtctcttccaacctggttgattctatgacatagtACACAAGGAATTGTGTAGGTTTGATTAATTTCTGCTCCATGTATATATGCAGGGCAAGGCTGCTGCAACCATGGAGCTTCAGCCTCAGATTCTCTTTAGCTGCTGTGGGAAAATAAGAGAATATTGGTAAGGAGGTGAACACTCGAATGGCTCACAACTGACATGTCAAAACACACAACCCACCAATTCCTGCCTGTTCTCGTAGAGGTGACAAGTAGAACATATGCTAGATAACACAGGTTTGTGAAGGACTTAAGAGACACCTTATAGAATGTGCTCGAGAttctcctcatcctgctgctgtaGAGACATAAGCAATGTGGAAGTTACACCTACCAGATACCCCAGAACTCCCTGTAAAGCAGCAGGGCTGACAAAGCTGAAGTAAAGAAGCCAAAACTCCACCTTGTCCTCGAGACTCCCTCTTCAGAATAGACCAACTCAGCACTTTCTCAGAATAAACTGCTCACCAATGTCCCTGAACAGAGTGGACAACCCTGTTGCTGTTCCCTGTTAGTCCATTCAGTTAATTAAACTCCAATATTATTAAAGAGGTGACCTCCAAAAATATTTTAGTTGAAATGAAACACAGTACTTGAGCACTACAGTGAGCTTCCCCTCGCTTCCAAGGGAAAAGAGTCACATCATatattatatacacacacacatagccacAACTATTTCCCCAGACACCTCTCTGGGGGACAAACACCAAGACTTCCTCACAACTACCAGTCCTCTGACCTGCTGGCAAGTTGGGCATGAAATCTTTCTGTTCAGACAACATTCATCAGGTCATGAGACTGAAACCAGCATAACACCACCATCACATTTTTCCATGCTCAAAAATGAAAGCTCCAACTCCCTCTAATTTTTGCCATGCCTCTTTTCAGTCTCTCCAGTCTTAGGATCCTGTATGCTATCCTTCAGTCCCTAAGATACATCTCTGCAATCTTCAGGTGCCTGTAATTTCACACATAGGGAAGCAGTTTAGGACTAGGCCAATATTAAACAGCAACCTGTTGGTATGATCCACAGAGCTTTGTATTCCCTCCACTTCTGAACTGCTAAGTCAACATGCCAATGAGAACAGCCCAGCAGACGTAATGAGAGCACTGTGCATTCTCAATACAGCTTGTGTACTGTCTGAGTGGAGATGCCAGAAGCTCAAATCAACACACCTGCTTcctgggagctgctcctgcatcaGAAGATGTACTTCATTTGTGGCAGAATATCAAGTACTACCTTTTGAAAAAGCTATGACTACtcttgctccattctccccactaGCATTCAGTGACATCCTGTCCCAGAGTCCAGGTAGAAGGGCCATTATTTGCTcagaaaccaaaataaaacagtCGTCACTGGCAGTACTGCTGATGATTACAACTTGATGACTCATGAGCAGATGATGCATTCCAGGCTATAAATGGTTGAGTTTCATGGTGCTCAAGGGGCATGTACGTCACACAAACGAggtaacagcaacaaaacagcCCTTCTGGGGCAATTAAAGAAATCCTCTCTTACCAGGAGGAAAGTCTGCTATAGTCAGAGCTTACATAGTAGTGATCCTTAACTTGATGCACTTCCTTTGTTTCCAAGCAAACACTCTGCAGGGTGTCTGCAGTTACTCCATGAATGTGTCAAGACCATGAACTTCAGAATCAAACTAGatggcatcactgaaaagcctggcacagcaaagctgagcaggaaggagagcagaTCAGTGCACACAAGGCAGACAGACAATGGGCAACTCTTTGAAAAGGAAATACCACCTCTGCTTCCAAGGAAACACTGCCGATGGCTGCTTGGGCCCAGTACTTCACCTAGAATGCTGAACATATCCTTGACTCCAAGGGACACAGTGCTGTTTGCTATTTTCCATAACAATCAACCTAAATCTCCTGTGAAGTATGGTCCAATCCTTACAGAACAACAAATCAGCTTGAGCATGAATTAGTAAACCCTTCCTGTTCATAACTATGCCCTGTCCTTGTCTTCCTTTGCAAGACATATGCCTCAGCTCAACCTGTCCCTGCTCCTCCATCTCTGAAGTCTGCCTATTCTTGGAAAGAAAGATAAGCTAAAGACCTCTGAACAGCACTAGAGCAAGCAGTAATCATCTCTACTGTAAGAAGGTCAAAGGGAATGGCAGTAAGGATTGGCTACTGAAGTCATGAGCTCTAACCAGCAGAGGATCTAACCActtaaagcagaagaaaagtgTCTGTCACTGCATCCCAAAAGTAGAAATCAAAAGTAAAGAGGCATTTGACACACAAGAGCAAAGAAATGATGGAAGACAAGTGACAAAAAAATGCCCCTCCAACTAATCTAGTTATCACCAGTTCCATAGCTTTCATAGAGTACTAAAGGCCACAATTACACACTATGGTTACACATTGCAACTCACCTGCAGTGTTTCACACACTGTATTTCACCAGGTTGTCCTAAACTAAATGTTATTATTCTACTATGTTCAGGTGTGGAATGCTGTCCCTCTCTTTAAGCTATCCTTATCCTAGCATCATGCAGAACAGATCAGGAAAAaagatcaggaaaaaaacctgcTCCTTTCTCAAATTCAAAACCTTATCTATGCATAAAGTGTTTATCCAAGTCTCCACCTATGTTTCCAGCAGTACAGTATCTTCAAAGCCACTGCGTGTGAATTTACTAGCACCTCCTCAAACAAGCTTCTCTACTGCCAAGTACAGCATACAGAAGATAATACAGCGACCAGCGAGATGCCCCCGAGAACTCTTTAGGTTTTGTTCCAGATATACCAACGTTGCTTTGGAATAAGGCAATGGCTCACAGGTTCCGTTGCCCTTTCAGCATCAGCCTTAATAACCACCATTTAACAACTGTGTAATTAAACAGTTATGAAAACACTTTATACACAGACCGGACAACAGCCCGGGCTGAAACTGAATGTTAGCACTGTCTCAACTACCACCGCTTCTCCGCCTCTCGCCCAGCCGCCGCAGGGGATGGGGTGAGAATATTTTTACCCCTAGCCCGAGATCAGTAGCGTGTGGGCAGCCTCAGTCCCAGCCGCTCCTGCTCCCTCTGCGGGATTTGGCCGCGGAGGACGCGAAGCCCACACggaccagcagcaccacacctcaGGCTGACCCTCGCCCCCCGCCTCACAGAGACCTGGCTGCCCTGGTGGCGACTCCCGGGCCGCAATCCTCCGGCCCCCTAAAGCGGGCAAACACCCGCTCACCTATCCGCCCCCAGCCGGCTGCGTTCCGCTGGGGGCCTGCCGGTACTCACGGGTCATGGTGAAGCGCTGCGGGGTAGCACCGCTCGCCCAGCGGCCTGCACTCGCCAAACGCCTCTCCGGCCGCCAGCTTACCAAGCCCCGGCGGGCCGTGACGTCACGACGCTGGCGGAAGGCGGCGCGTCTGGGCCAATCAGCGGCCTGGGAAGGGGGCGCCGTCTcgctcccttccccttcctgccGGCGCACGCTGATGACGCACGCCGTGCGCCGATCGAGTGGCGGCGGGGGGGGCCATGCCGTGAGGCCGCCGGACCCGCGGCGTTACCGGGCAGCGCCTCCCTgacgccgccgccgccgccgccgccatgtTCCGCCGTGCCCGCCTCAATGTGCGGCCCAATGTGCGACCCGCGGGCAGGAGTGCCGGCAGCGCGGCCGACCCGAAGCCTCAGAGTTCGGACTCCCCTGTGGCTGCTACTACAGAGAGTGCGGCGGGAGAGGCTACTGAACCCCCGCCAGTCGCGCCGGAGGTTGACAGGTGAGTCCCGCCGAGGGCCCCCAGGCTTGTGGAGGAGGATGGGATGGGGTATGCCACGGGCTTCGTCGGCCTGGACCAGTGTCACGGCGAACAGGACAGTGCTGGGGAGGTGGGGATCGTgagcctttcccctcccccatgCCTTCAGAAGCTCTGTGGGATGTGGTGGTGGCCGGCTCCGTGGCGGCGTGTGTCGTCACGGCCATTCACCGGCTGCTTGTCTCTGCTGTGGTTCGGAGGTGTCTCATCTTGAAGACCCCCTGAAGTAGAGGTGCTGCGCTGCCCATCGGTCTGTGTCTTGTGATAGGGGCGTGTGTGATAAGAGAATAACGACCTCGGAGGTGTCTGACCCATTTGCCACCTGAGCAAGACGTGCATCACTGTCCTGCACTTGCACTGCAGGTGCTGGAGATGATTTATGAGTTAAGACTGCAAAGGAGTGGCCCAGTGTGGTCTGGCCGTCAGTTTttctggcactgcagcagcaggagcctctggcactgtggtaaagggttggacttgatgatctgtgaggtctcttccaaccttggtgatactgtgatactgtgatatagcAAAAAATAAATGTTTGCGCTCTGTAGCTGAATGACTTAGTGccgctaaggcacttagtgccgtgatgcagttgattggacaggactgggtgctagcttggactagatgatcttgaaggtctcttccaacctggttgattctatgattctgtggctttaGTTTGCACTGTAACAGCACTTTCAGTTTTCTGTTCACTTCTTCGTGCGTTAAAAAGGAAGCACTTTATTTCTGATTGGGTAACTTTGTCATTGCAGTTAAAAGCACTTGGAATGTATCCTAAGGTTGCATCTTTGACCAGTAAGTCATTCAGGACCTTCCTGTGGTGGGTTAATCCTGAATGGCCTTTAAGCCTCACAGAGCTACTTGGGATGGTAGGATGGGACCAGAATGGGAAGAACAAAAAAGAGGAAACTCATGAGTTGATGTGAAGGCAACTTAATAAGTAAATCAAAGCTGTACACATAAGCAAAGCCAAGTAAGGCCATTCATTCCCCACTCCCCATCACAAGGCTATCTCCAGGAAAGCAGGGCTTCATTTTTGTAGCTATTACTTGGGAGGACAAATGTCATCAGTCCAAATGTTCTCCTTTATTCCTTTTACCCCAAGCTTTACATGCTGAGTGTATGGTATAGAATACTCCTGTGGTCAGGTGAGGCTGGCTGCCCTGTATGTGTTTCCTCCAAGGTTTTTGTGCATCCCCAGCCCACTTGTTGGTGTGGTGGTGTGAGAAAAGGCTTTGATGCTACGTAAGCAGTGCGCAGGTGTGCTGTCAACACCAGTTTGGGCACAGATCTGAAACACAGCACCACATGAACTAGTGTGAAGAAACTTTACTCTGTGccaaaagcaatacagaacagTTCCTCAGCACATTTCCCTACTCTGATAATTCCTCTGCAGAACAACCTTCACATGTCTATCTGTTTGGTTTTGCATCCTTCTTTTAGTTGAAATTTGTCCTTTATCACATAATACAAGgtattcttagaatcatagaatcaaccaggttggaagagacctccaagatcatccagtccaacctagcacccagacctatccagtcaactagaccatggcactaagtgcctcatccaggcttttcttgaacacctccagggacggtgcctccaccacctccctgggcagcccattccaatgccaaatcactctctctgtgaagaacttccccctaatatccaatctataccttccctggcacaacttgagactgtgtccccttgttttattggtggttgcctgggagaagaggccacagtgtcccttcaggtagttgcagacagcaatgaggtcacccctgagcctgctcttctccaggctaaacaaccccagctccctcagcctccccttgtaaggctgtgctccaggcccctcaccagctttgttgcccttctctggacacgctccagcacctcaacatctctcttgaattgagtggcccagaactggacacagtactccaggtgtgacctgaccagtgctgagtacaggggaagagtaacctcccttgtcctactggccacactgttcctgatacatgccaggatgccattggctctcttggccccctgggcacactgctggctcatcttcagctactatctatcagtacccccaggtccctttcctcctggctgctctccagccactcagttcccagcctatagtgctgcttggggttgttgtggccaaagtgcagaaccctgcacttggctttgttcaatctcatcccattggcctctgcccacccatacagactgtcagggtccctctgcagggctctcctacattccaacagatccacatctgctcctagcttggtgtcatctgcaaacttactgatgctggactcaatcccctcgtccaggtcatcaataaagatgttgaacaggactgggcccagcactgatccttggggcacaccactagtgacagctgc
Above is a window of Pogoniulus pusillus isolate bPogPus1 chromosome Z, bPogPus1.pri, whole genome shotgun sequence DNA encoding:
- the LOC135193136 gene encoding small EDRK-rich factor 1-like — its product is MTRGNQRELARQKNLKKTQEIHKGKRKEDSLSASQRKQRDSEIMQQKQKAANERKLLQSGQQ